The Streptomyces sp. NBC_00569 genomic sequence TTGGTCAAGGCGGGGTCGGATGGTGATGTCACGTATTTCGCGGCGGAGGGTTCGCCGGAGCAGTATGTGATCCGGGTGCGTCGGGCGCAGGACAAGCGGCTGGACCTGGTGTCCTACGGGGCTGCGGACCGGGAGACGGTGGACGCGCTCGCGGTGCGGCTGGCCCGCGGGGGTGTGCGGTTGGTGGGGGAGCCGGATGAGTTGCAGACGCCGGGGGGTGGTTACGGTTTCCGGTTCTTCGATGTGGAGGGCCGCACGATCGAGGTGTCGACGGAGGTGGCGGCGCGCAGGCATCGGCGGATCGAGGAGCGTGAGGACATTCCGGTGCGGCTGTCGCATGTGGTGTTGAACTCGCCGGAGCCGGAGAAGCTGCAGGCGTTTTATGAGAAGTATCTGGATTTCCGGCTGACGGATACGAATGTGCATCCGGAGCTGGGCGGGATCATGTGGTTCATGCGGTGCAATCCGCAGCATCACTCGATGGCGATCGCGCGGTGTCCGCATGTGTCGTTGCATCATGCGTCGTTCGAGATGCGTGGGCTGGATGAGTACATGCGGGGCAGTGGCCGGCTGATGCGGGACGGTGTGCACAAGGTGTGGGGTCCGGGCCGGCACCGGGCGGGGGACAACACGTTCACGTACTTCCATGACCCGAACGGGAACACGATGGAGTACACGACGGAGCTGGAGACGCTGGACGAGGACTCCTGGCATCCGCACCTGTATTCCACGGACGATCCGGAGACGTCGGATCAGTGGGGTACCTCGAACCCGATGAACGATTTCGTGTCCCGGGAGATGTTCAACGATCCCGACCGCGGCCTGTTCACCCCACCCCCCGTATGAGACCAGGGTGGGCCGCTGCCCTCGCGTCGGCAGCCCGCCCCCCCCCACGACGTCGCCGGCCGCCTTCGGTCGGCGACGACCTTGGACGGGACCGTGCCGCACACCCTGCGAGCCGCGCCGATGCGCAGAGTCCCGTCGCCCGCCATCATCAAGAAGTCGAGGACACCATGAGCACCACACCCTTCTCCTTGGGCACCTTCGCCGAAGCAACCGGCAGTCCGTTCCCCGGCATTGTCGTGGACGGAAAGGTGTACGACACCCGGACCGTTCTGCCCGAAGCCGCCACCACCCGGGACCTGCTCGCCGACTGGGAGGCGGCGCTCGAAGCGCTTCAGTCTCTCGCTGACGCGCCCGAGGCCGGCCTGGGGCGGCCGGTCGGCGACCTGCGGGTGCTGGCACCGGTCCAGCCGCCCGGGCAGATCATCGCCGCCGGCGCCAACTACCGCGAGCACGTCATCCAGATCACCGTGGCACACCGCCTGGGCAAGGCCGACGCCACCCCGGAGGAAC encodes the following:
- a CDS encoding VOC family protein — its product is MSESPISSVSPITHLRHVDIAVQDYEKQVAFYEEKWGLVKAGSDGDVTYFAAEGSPEQYVIRVRRAQDKRLDLVSYGAADRETVDALAVRLARGGVRLVGEPDELQTPGGGYGFRFFDVEGRTIEVSTEVAARRHRRIEEREDIPVRLSHVVLNSPEPEKLQAFYEKYLDFRLTDTNVHPELGGIMWFMRCNPQHHSMAIARCPHVSLHHASFEMRGLDEYMRGSGRLMRDGVHKVWGPGRHRAGDNTFTYFHDPNGNTMEYTTELETLDEDSWHPHLYSTDDPETSDQWGTSNPMNDFVSREMFNDPDRGLFTPPPV